The Flavobacterium praedii genome window below encodes:
- the gap gene encoding type I glyceraldehyde-3-phosphate dehydrogenase: MSKVKLGINGFGRIGRIVFRESFNRDNVEVVAINDLLDVDHLAYLLKYDSVHGRFNGSVEVIEGQLHVNGKHIRVTAERNPADLKWNEVGADVVAECTGFFTTIETANGHITGGAKKVIISAPSADAPMFVMGVNHTKALATDTVVSNASCTTNCLAPIAKVLNDNFGIVEALMTTVHATTSTQMTCDGPSRKDWRGGRAASCNIIPSSTGAAKAVGLVIPELNGKLTGMSMRVPTVDVSVVDLTVKVAKETTYAEIMAAFKLASETTMKGVLGFTEDLVVSQDFVSDSRTSIVDANAGIGLNSTFFKIISWYDNEYGYSSKLIDLAVHITSLK; encoded by the coding sequence ATGTCAAAAGTAAAATTAGGAATAAACGGATTTGGTAGAATTGGAAGAATTGTTTTTAGAGAATCTTTCAATAGAGATAATGTTGAAGTTGTTGCAATTAATGATTTGTTAGATGTAGATCATTTGGCTTATTTATTAAAATATGATTCAGTTCACGGTCGTTTTAATGGATCTGTTGAAGTAATAGAAGGACAATTACATGTAAATGGAAAACATATTCGCGTTACAGCTGAAAGAAATCCAGCAGATTTAAAATGGAATGAAGTTGGTGCTGATGTAGTTGCAGAATGTACTGGTTTCTTTACTACAATTGAAACAGCTAATGGACATATTACTGGTGGGGCTAAAAAAGTTATTATTTCTGCACCATCTGCTGATGCTCCAATGTTTGTTATGGGAGTAAATCATACTAAAGCTTTAGCAACTGATACTGTTGTTTCTAATGCTTCTTGTACAACAAACTGTTTAGCTCCAATTGCTAAAGTATTGAATGATAACTTTGGAATTGTTGAGGCTTTGATGACTACAGTTCATGCTACTACTTCAACTCAAATGACTTGTGATGGTCCTTCTAGAAAAGACTGGAGAGGTGGACGTGCTGCATCTTGTAATATCATCCCATCTTCTACAGGAGCTGCAAAAGCAGTAGGTTTAGTAATTCCAGAATTGAATGGAAAATTAACAGGTATGTCAATGCGTGTACCAACTGTTGACGTTTCTGTAGTAGATTTAACAGTAAAAGTGGCAAAAGAAACTACTTATGCTGAAATTATGGCTGCATTTAAATTAGCTTCTGAAACTACAATGAAAGGTGTTTTAGGATTTACAGAAGACTTAGTGGTTTCTCAAGATTTCGTTTCTGATTCAAGAACATCTATTGTTGATGCAAATGCAGGAATTGGTTTGAATTCTACTTTCTTTAAAATCATTTCTTGGTATGATAATGAATATGGATATTCAAGTAAATTAATTGACTTAGCTGTTCATATTACTTCATTAAAATAA
- a CDS encoding N-acetylglucosamine kinase yields the protein MRLIVDSGSTKADWIAIDESGKVMFTTQTLGLNPEILNGDEILERINDRFDLLQNKKTATHLFFYGAGCGTDRMKLMLSEIFKSYFPNAIVVVEEDTYAAVFATTPKGEKAIVSILGTGSNCSYFDGKVLEQRVQSLGYIVMDDCSGNVFGKELIRKYYFNKMPKELADVFEKEYNLEPDYIKNKLYKEPNPNAYLATFAKFLIQNKEHEFCRKIIFKAMKSFIKNYIKQFENCKEVPVHFVGSIAFYLKEELAEIFEKYELQLGNVLRRPIDGLIAYHITNK from the coding sequence ATGAGATTAATAGTTGATAGTGGTTCTACTAAAGCAGATTGGATTGCAATAGATGAAAGTGGAAAAGTGATGTTTACTACCCAAACTTTAGGGTTGAATCCAGAAATTCTTAATGGTGATGAAATACTTGAGCGTATAAATGACCGTTTTGATTTGTTACAAAATAAAAAAACAGCTACCCATTTGTTTTTCTATGGTGCTGGTTGTGGTACAGATAGAATGAAACTAATGCTTTCTGAAATTTTTAAATCCTATTTTCCAAATGCAATAGTTGTTGTTGAAGAAGATACTTATGCTGCAGTATTTGCAACTACACCAAAAGGAGAAAAAGCAATTGTAAGTATATTAGGTACTGGTTCAAATTGCAGTTATTTTGATGGTAAAGTATTGGAACAAAGAGTGCAATCATTAGGGTATATCGTAATGGATGATTGTAGTGGAAATGTTTTTGGTAAAGAATTAATTAGAAAATATTACTTCAATAAAATGCCAAAGGAATTAGCGGATGTTTTTGAAAAGGAATACAATCTTGAACCGGATTATATTAAAAATAAATTATATAAAGAGCCTAATCCTAATGCTTATTTGGCCACTTTTGCTAAGTTTTTGATTCAAAATAAAGAGCATGAATTTTGCAGAAAAATTATTTTTAAAGCAATGAAATCATTCATTAAAAATTACATCAAGCAATTCGAAAATTGTAAAGAAGTTCCTGTGCATTTTGTAGGTTCAATTGCTTTTTACTTAAAAGAGGAATTAGCAGAAATTTTTGAAAAATATGAACTTCAATTAGGAAATGTTCTAAGAAGACCAATTGATGGCCTTATTGCTTATCACATTACCAATAAATAA